In one window of Equus asinus isolate D_3611 breed Donkey chromosome 16, EquAss-T2T_v2, whole genome shotgun sequence DNA:
- the LOC139040353 gene encoding uncharacterized protein, with protein sequence MGPEEYFIQAKKKPENCLMHKRADSSSPRHHSPLHHRRASGTWVTPLGPSGRTPSPPAAPPPTGTLPAAGPSLKQDPLLQQDPPSSTTPTQQDPLSSRNPPAAGTPPPAGPPPPAGSPPAPHFPLRSSLFFYTRTRKGAPPSAGRPSLWLRAAASPLIQHSPPGALSISPPALQVQRAEAAAHPAYLVPQASSWQLPAASPPQPGAEPLAGRGGGVLPGSRGRWGESGGGLRAFLREGLRVKPLPPFLFRAEAPARLDPLRIRGIASFYRAVKEWYWGS encoded by the exons atggGTCCTGAGGAATATTTCATCCAGGCCAAGAAAAAGCCTGAGAACTGTCTGATGCACAAGAGA GCAGACTCGTCCTCACCCAGGCACCACTCCCCGCTACACCACCGGCGTGCAAGCGGAACTTGGGTCACACCGCTGGGCCCCTCCGGCAGGACCCCCTCACCACCAGCAGCACCCCCCCCAACAGGAACCCTCCCTGCGGCAGGACCCTCCCTCAAGCAGGACCCCCTACTCCAGCAGGACCCTCCCTCCAGCACGACCCCTACCCAACAGGACCCACTCTCCAGCAGGAACCCCCCTGCGGCAGGAACCCCCCCCCCAGCAGGACCACCTCCTCCAGCAGGATCTCCCCCCGCCCCGCACTTTCCTCTCCgctcttccttgttcttttacACGAGGACCAGAAAAGGGGCCCCCCCCTCGGCCGGCCGCCCCTCACTGTGGCTCCGAGCGGCCGCGAGCCCCCTGATTCAGCATTCCCCTCCCGGGGCTCTCTCCATCTCGCCGCCCGCACTCCAGGTCCAGAGGGCCGAGGCCGCCGCCCACCCCGCGTACCTGGTGCCTCAGGCCAGCAGCTGGCAGCTCCCGGCCGCTTCCCCACCGCAGCCCGGCGCGGAGCCGCTGGCTGGCCGCGGGGGCGGAGTCCTTCCGGGGTCACGGGGAAGATGGGGTGAAAGTGGCGGCGGACTTCGGGCCTTTCTGCGGGAGGGACTGCGTGTGAAGCCGCTGCCGCCATTTTTGTTCAGGGCAGAGGCTCCCGCCAGGCTGGACCCACTAAGAATTAGAGGAATTGCATCTTTTTACAGGGCTGTCAAGGAGTGGTATTGGGGTTCGTAA